A single genomic interval of Apis cerana isolate GH-2021 linkage group LG2, AcerK_1.0, whole genome shotgun sequence harbors:
- the LOC107996681 gene encoding high affinity cAMP-specific and IBMX-insensitive 3',5'-cyclic phosphodiesterase 8 isoform X2 produces MGCKSSVLECVEDTGEEKRKESDMMEQGFLFEKTEYDILRRKSSFEDVDDEKNADYSTLIGSHDTEPHPLTNSVPSLIKILLVFPKDDQQMDILATTSRRLGWSVSVAKDAEKALEFFQARGHELVIIDHRGQRAAEADIICRAIRASPFYYNSIIIALVKKSYLMHSESEKIVTLDLLEIGYTKTLMECAHERILINELVGIYTSGILPRTQLVAANMLYMALDRCRDMIHVTDDKYIIQFANKISEKILGYRVIELWGKNITDLILYDNFIQMEQHIIKGREYDGNLNCIRRNNQMVTVNCRVIPFAYFKKPTHYIFIYDTTYLSENIQPLLQPTTHPKTVVISQKRISEVNFKGIQDVRRRLSKRDLQTLQLEAPITKVIGLLTASIKEDTASETKLQIEKAIDILKTTELYSPVFKEQGDPAADFIEALITPKKSWDVKKPSVESIRDTPSKTLAASTRMQIKGYRGPQEIAEILEKSLEWDFDIFKLEVLTEKRALLFLGMTIMNLFRVPARLGCEEKIVQNWLIVIEANYDSMNRYHNSTHAADVLQATAMFMQTERLKQVLEPLDEVAALIAAAAHDIDHPGRSSQFLCNSDNKLAILYNDLTVLESHHAALTFKLTLSDDNVNIFKNLERDTYKQVRQSVIDMILATEMTKHFEHLAKFMNAFSTRIPEMYIEGSQDLDISAAMLPENIILVKRMIIKCADVSNPTRPLKYCVEWARRIAEEYFSQTDEEKQLHLPVMMPMFDRITCSIPRAQIGFIDFIINDMVEAWDVFINMPEIVGFMRQNYDKWKEYNEKGITTLQDIEKIQEAIPELNLHSTTV; encoded by the exons ATAGGATCCCATGATACTGAACCCCATCCGTTAACGAACAGTGTTCCTAGTCTCATAAAA atATTACTGGTCTTCCCCAAAGATGATCAACAAATGGATATCCTTGCCACTACTTCGAGGCGTTTGGGATGGAGCGTGTCAGTTGCGAAAGACGCGGAAAAAGCACTCGAATTCTTCCAGGCTCGAGGCCACGAGTTAGTGATCATCGATCATCGGGGGCAACGCGCTGCAGAAGCTGACATTATTTGTAg AGCAATCAGGGCTAGtcctttttattacaattccaTAATTATAGCTCTTGTAAAAAAATC GTATCTCATGCATAGCGAAAGTGAAAAAATCGTAACATTGGATTTACTGGAAATAGGATACACTAAA ACTTTAATGGAATGCGCTCACGAAAGAATCTTAATAAACGAATTAGTAGGAATTTATACTAGCGGAATATTACCGAGGACACAACTGGTTGCTGCCAACATGCTGTATATGGCTCTTGACAGATGTCGTGACATGATTCATGTGACggacgataaatatattatacag tttgctaataaaattagtgaaaaaatattaggcTACAGGGTTATTGAACTTTGGGGCAAAAACATTAcagatttaattttgtatgataattttattcaaatggaGCAACATATAATCAAAGGCCGAGAATATGATGGGAATTTAAACTGTATTCGAAGAAACAATCAAATGGTAACAGTTAATTGCAGGGTGATACCTTTTGCCTATTTCAA AAAACCGactcattatattttcatatatgatACAACATATTTGTCAGAAAATATTCAGCCCCTGCTTCAGCCCACTACTCATCCAAAAACTGTCGTTATAtctcaaaaaagaatatctgAAGTCAATTTCAAAGGAATTCAAGATG ttCGTAGACGGCTCAGTAAACGTGATTTACAAACTTTGCAATTAGAAGCACCCATTACAAAAGTGATCGGCCTCCTTACAGCCTCGATTAAAGAAGATACAGCGTCCGAGACGAAACTACAAATCGAGAAG GCGATTGATATTCTCAAAACTACCGAACTTTATTCACCAGTTTTTAAAGAACAAGGTGATCCAGCGGCCGATTTCATCGAGGCCTTAATTACA CCAAAAAAATCATGGGATGTTAAGAAACCATCGGTAGAATCAATTCGAGACACCCCTTCAAAAACATTAGCTGCCTCTACGCGTATGCAGATCAAAGGTTACAGGGGTCCTCAAGAAATTGCAGAAATTCTAGAGAAGTCTTTGGAATGGGATTTCGATATATTCAAGTTAGAAGTATTAACGGAAAAAAG AGCGCTATTATTTTTGGGAATGACTATCATGAATCTATTTCGCGTCCCAGCTAGACTTGGTTGCgaggaaaaaattgtacaaaattgGTTAATTGTAATAGAAGCTAATTACGACAGTATGAATCGTTATCATAATTCAACACACGCTGCAGACGTATTGCAAGCTACTGCTATGTTCATGCAAACGGAAAGGCTGAAACAGGTTTTGGAACCTTTAGACGAAGTCGCAGCTTTGATTGCAGCTGCTGCTCACGATATTGATCATCCTGGTAGATCGAG TCAATTTCTGTGCAATTCTGATAACAAACTAGCGATCCTTTACAACGATTTGACCGTTCTTGAATCACATCATGCagcattaacatttaaattaacgtTATCAGACGATAATGTGAACATATTTAAA aatctgGAAAGAGATACTTATAAACAGGTTCGCCAAAGTGTGATAGACATGATTCTAGCCACCGAGATGACGAAACATTTTGAACATCTCGCGAAGTTTATGAATGCCTTCAGCACAAGAATTCCAGAGATGTATATCGaa GGTTCTCAGGATTTAGATATATCGGCTGCGATGCTACCAGAGAACATAATATTGGTGAAAAGAATGATAATCAAGTGTGCGGACGTGTCGAATCCTACTCGACCGTTGAAATATTGCGTCGAATGGGCCAGACGAATTGCAGAAGAGTATTTTAGTCAA aCTGACGAAGAAAAACAATTGCATCTTCCAGTAATGATGCCAATGTTCGACAGAATAACATGCTCGATACCAAGAGCGCAAATCGGTTTTATCGATTTCATTATCAACGACATGGTCGAGGCATGGGATG taTTCATCAATATGCCGGAGATAGTGGGATTTATGagacaaaattatgataaatggaAAGAATATAAC gAGAAAGGCATAACAACTCTACAGGACATCGAAAAGATACAAGAAGCAATTCCTGAACTTAACCTACATTCTACGACCGTATGA
- the LOC107996681 gene encoding high affinity cAMP-specific and IBMX-insensitive 3',5'-cyclic phosphodiesterase 8 isoform X1: MDNQEEEAIKRRSTQKPIYISTEEEEKSISWYSWISNMLCKPFRRKWKTNRIYVNEIPPSLVSVTQIGSHDTEPHPLTNSVPSLIKILLVFPKDDQQMDILATTSRRLGWSVSVAKDAEKALEFFQARGHELVIIDHRGQRAAEADIICRAIRASPFYYNSIIIALVKKSYLMHSESEKIVTLDLLEIGYTKTLMECAHERILINELVGIYTSGILPRTQLVAANMLYMALDRCRDMIHVTDDKYIIQFANKISEKILGYRVIELWGKNITDLILYDNFIQMEQHIIKGREYDGNLNCIRRNNQMVTVNCRVIPFAYFKKPTHYIFIYDTTYLSENIQPLLQPTTHPKTVVISQKRISEVNFKGIQDVRRRLSKRDLQTLQLEAPITKVIGLLTASIKEDTASETKLQIEKAIDILKTTELYSPVFKEQGDPAADFIEALITPKKSWDVKKPSVESIRDTPSKTLAASTRMQIKGYRGPQEIAEILEKSLEWDFDIFKLEVLTEKRALLFLGMTIMNLFRVPARLGCEEKIVQNWLIVIEANYDSMNRYHNSTHAADVLQATAMFMQTERLKQVLEPLDEVAALIAAAAHDIDHPGRSSQFLCNSDNKLAILYNDLTVLESHHAALTFKLTLSDDNVNIFKNLERDTYKQVRQSVIDMILATEMTKHFEHLAKFMNAFSTRIPEMYIEGSQDLDISAAMLPENIILVKRMIIKCADVSNPTRPLKYCVEWARRIAEEYFSQTDEEKQLHLPVMMPMFDRITCSIPRAQIGFIDFIINDMVEAWDVFINMPEIVGFMRQNYDKWKEYNEKGITTLQDIEKIQEAIPELNLHSTTV, translated from the exons atggataaCCAAGAGGAGGAAGCGATTAAGAGGAGATCGACGCAAAAACCGATCTATATCTCGaccgaagaggaggagaaatcTATATCGTGGTACAGTTGGATCTCCAACATGTTGTGTAAACCGTTTCGAAGGAAATGGAAGACTAACAGGATATACGTAAACGAGATACCTCCGTCGCTTGTGTCGGTGACACAG ATAGGATCCCATGATACTGAACCCCATCCGTTAACGAACAGTGTTCCTAGTCTCATAAAA atATTACTGGTCTTCCCCAAAGATGATCAACAAATGGATATCCTTGCCACTACTTCGAGGCGTTTGGGATGGAGCGTGTCAGTTGCGAAAGACGCGGAAAAAGCACTCGAATTCTTCCAGGCTCGAGGCCACGAGTTAGTGATCATCGATCATCGGGGGCAACGCGCTGCAGAAGCTGACATTATTTGTAg AGCAATCAGGGCTAGtcctttttattacaattccaTAATTATAGCTCTTGTAAAAAAATC GTATCTCATGCATAGCGAAAGTGAAAAAATCGTAACATTGGATTTACTGGAAATAGGATACACTAAA ACTTTAATGGAATGCGCTCACGAAAGAATCTTAATAAACGAATTAGTAGGAATTTATACTAGCGGAATATTACCGAGGACACAACTGGTTGCTGCCAACATGCTGTATATGGCTCTTGACAGATGTCGTGACATGATTCATGTGACggacgataaatatattatacag tttgctaataaaattagtgaaaaaatattaggcTACAGGGTTATTGAACTTTGGGGCAAAAACATTAcagatttaattttgtatgataattttattcaaatggaGCAACATATAATCAAAGGCCGAGAATATGATGGGAATTTAAACTGTATTCGAAGAAACAATCAAATGGTAACAGTTAATTGCAGGGTGATACCTTTTGCCTATTTCAA AAAACCGactcattatattttcatatatgatACAACATATTTGTCAGAAAATATTCAGCCCCTGCTTCAGCCCACTACTCATCCAAAAACTGTCGTTATAtctcaaaaaagaatatctgAAGTCAATTTCAAAGGAATTCAAGATG ttCGTAGACGGCTCAGTAAACGTGATTTACAAACTTTGCAATTAGAAGCACCCATTACAAAAGTGATCGGCCTCCTTACAGCCTCGATTAAAGAAGATACAGCGTCCGAGACGAAACTACAAATCGAGAAG GCGATTGATATTCTCAAAACTACCGAACTTTATTCACCAGTTTTTAAAGAACAAGGTGATCCAGCGGCCGATTTCATCGAGGCCTTAATTACA CCAAAAAAATCATGGGATGTTAAGAAACCATCGGTAGAATCAATTCGAGACACCCCTTCAAAAACATTAGCTGCCTCTACGCGTATGCAGATCAAAGGTTACAGGGGTCCTCAAGAAATTGCAGAAATTCTAGAGAAGTCTTTGGAATGGGATTTCGATATATTCAAGTTAGAAGTATTAACGGAAAAAAG AGCGCTATTATTTTTGGGAATGACTATCATGAATCTATTTCGCGTCCCAGCTAGACTTGGTTGCgaggaaaaaattgtacaaaattgGTTAATTGTAATAGAAGCTAATTACGACAGTATGAATCGTTATCATAATTCAACACACGCTGCAGACGTATTGCAAGCTACTGCTATGTTCATGCAAACGGAAAGGCTGAAACAGGTTTTGGAACCTTTAGACGAAGTCGCAGCTTTGATTGCAGCTGCTGCTCACGATATTGATCATCCTGGTAGATCGAG TCAATTTCTGTGCAATTCTGATAACAAACTAGCGATCCTTTACAACGATTTGACCGTTCTTGAATCACATCATGCagcattaacatttaaattaacgtTATCAGACGATAATGTGAACATATTTAAA aatctgGAAAGAGATACTTATAAACAGGTTCGCCAAAGTGTGATAGACATGATTCTAGCCACCGAGATGACGAAACATTTTGAACATCTCGCGAAGTTTATGAATGCCTTCAGCACAAGAATTCCAGAGATGTATATCGaa GGTTCTCAGGATTTAGATATATCGGCTGCGATGCTACCAGAGAACATAATATTGGTGAAAAGAATGATAATCAAGTGTGCGGACGTGTCGAATCCTACTCGACCGTTGAAATATTGCGTCGAATGGGCCAGACGAATTGCAGAAGAGTATTTTAGTCAA aCTGACGAAGAAAAACAATTGCATCTTCCAGTAATGATGCCAATGTTCGACAGAATAACATGCTCGATACCAAGAGCGCAAATCGGTTTTATCGATTTCATTATCAACGACATGGTCGAGGCATGGGATG taTTCATCAATATGCCGGAGATAGTGGGATTTATGagacaaaattatgataaatggaAAGAATATAAC gAGAAAGGCATAACAACTCTACAGGACATCGAAAAGATACAAGAAGCAATTCCTGAACTTAACCTACATTCTACGACCGTATGA